The nucleotide window AGGACGCTTTAGATGGACAAATAAAAGGAATATTTTTCCAATGAAAACAATAGAAGTGCTACCGCACCCTATTGGAATGATTCTCTAATAATGTGCGAAGGGAAGCCCATCGTCCTTGAAAAGAGAAAAATTCTCAATTTGGGGGACGCAGTGAAGGTCCATCGTCCTTGAAAAGAGAAAAATTCTCAATTTGGGGGACGCAGTGAAGGTCCATCGTCCTTGAAAAGAGAAAAATTCTCAATTTGGGGGACGCAGTGAAGGTCCATCGTCCTTGAAAAGAGAAAAATTCTCAATTTGGGGGACGCAGTGAAGGTCCATCGTCCCTGAAAAGAGAAAAATTCTCAATTTGGGGGACGCAGTGAAGGTCCATCGTCCTTGAAAAGAGAAAAATTCTCAATTTGGGGGACGCAGTGAAGGTCCATCGTCCTTGAAAAGAGAAAAATTCTCAATTTGGGGGACGCAGTGAAGGTCCATCGTCCCTGAAAAGAGAAAAAACTTCAATTTGGGGGACGCAGTGAAGGTCCATCGTCCTTGAAAAGAGAAAAAACTTCAATTTGGGGGACGCAGGGATGGGTCCATCTTTAAAAAGATGAATCAACGAAGGCGGGATTTCTGGAAAATAGTTAAACCGCGCTATGACGTGTTTAGAATGGCATAACTGGTGTGAGTGGTTAATTCAACCACTCTGCACTAGCTTTGACAAAAACAATGGAAAATGCTTATGTGCAAGTCTTTTTCCATTATTCAGCAGTCCCTATATAGCACCCCCTGCTTATTTGTAGGGGGAATCAGCGTATTTAATCCAGAACCGTTACTTCCACGTTCTGTCGGCCGAAGCTCGTAGCTTCTTCTTGAGTAGGAACATGGAGGTCAATTTTTTCCCCATTGATCGCACCGCCGGTATCCGCCGCAATGGCTTCGCCATAGCCTTCGACATGGACGGTGGAGCCGAGAGGTATAACATTAGGGTCAACAGCTACGACGTTTGCGTTTCGATCGTTACGAAGATCCTTGCCGGTTGCCGTGATGCCGGAGCAACCGTTACATTCTGCAGTGTAGGCTGTTGCTTCCATTTGATACGTTGTTCCTTCAGGGTTTTCGGAAGAAGATTCGTTGTCGGTGGATGTTGTTTCTTCCGTTGTTTCAGTACTTGTTTCTTCGTTTTCCGCTTCCGTCGTTTCCTCTGTTGTTTCTTCCGCCGTTCCTTCTTCGCTACTTTCTTCCTGCGGTTCTTCTATTTCTTCTTCTGTTCCTGTTTCAAGTTCAGACTCAGGCTCAAGTTCTTCCTCTATAGCTTCTGTTTCATAATAAAGAGCTCCGAATGTTTTTGGACCTGCAAGGCCGTCTACAGAAATGCCGGCAGATTCCTGGAAGTTTTTAACGGCTTCGTGTGTTTCTTCATCAAAATCACCGTCTGTATTTCCGTTATAATGGCCGGATTCTTCCAATGTTTCTTGCAGATTCTCTACGAGTGCACTTTCATCGCCCTCTTCAAGCACTTTCAATGCACCGAGGGTTTGTGGGCCGGCAAGACCATCGGCAAGCAAGTCATTTTCTTCTTGAAAAGATTTGACCGCTTCGGTAGTTGCATTATTGTAAACACCGTCTGCTGAAGATTCTTCTAATTGGTCTTCCTCTATAAGTAAGTTTTGAAGCTCTTCGACGTGGGTATCTTCTATTCCTTCTGTTAACATTTCGTCCCCAAAATCACTGGCATCGGTGGCAATCGGCAAAGCCAGGAAAACAAATCCGGCAACCATCGTAGACAAACCGTAATTTTTTACCCATTTAGGGGTTTGCGTTTTCCACATGTAGCAAACTCCTCCTCTTGGTAGAATTTCTGGTTGTGCCGTGGCCAACCACTAGCAGCATCCTAGCAAGCTTTGAAAGAGGAGGCAAGGGAATTACAGGGGATTTAAACAAACTGCAAACCGCCTGTAATAGGGGTTGTCACTGCTACAGGCTTTGTAATAAACACACATTTTACGGATATTTGCTGAAGAATCCCGAAAGTCATTCTTCTTTAAATCCGTTGTAAATAAAACCTTCGATGTCCGCGACAACCCCTATATCATTTAGTATGGTAATAAC belongs to Salicibibacter cibi and includes:
- a CDS encoding peptidoglycan-binding protein gives rise to the protein MWKTQTPKWVKNYGLSTMVAGFVFLALPIATDASDFGDEMLTEGIEDTHVEELQNLLIEEDQLEESSADGVYNNATTEAVKSFQEENDLLADGLAGPQTLGALKVLEEGDESALVENLQETLEESGHYNGNTDGDFDEETHEAVKNFQESAGISVDGLAGPKTFGALYYETEAIEEELEPESELETGTEEEIEEPQEESSEEGTAEETTEETTEAENEETSTETTEETTSTDNESSSENPEGTTYQMEATAYTAECNGCSGITATGKDLRNDRNANVVAVDPNVIPLGSTVHVEGYGEAIAADTGGAINGEKIDLHVPTQEEATSFGRQNVEVTVLD